A section of the Pristiophorus japonicus isolate sPriJap1 chromosome 4, sPriJap1.hap1, whole genome shotgun sequence genome encodes:
- the LOC139262855 gene encoding cationic amino acid transporter 2-like has product MCLIMLLAGLLSFGPKESTTVNKIFTIINILVLVFVIIGGCIKGSIYNWNITAEMLLNITAEARNLSSAVNITSDYGAGGFMPYGFSGTLTGAATCFYAFVGFDCIATTGEEVKNPQKSIPIGIIMSLLICFLAYFGVSAALTLMVPYYLLDTHSPLPGAFEYVKWGAAKYFVSAGSLCALSTSLLGSMFPLPRLLFAMARDGLLFNVLAKLSKRQTPVVAMTIAGIISAILACIFDLRTLVDMISIGTLLAYSLVAICVIILRHQPDFSNKVGIEMNEEKHSRQTTGFSFRSLVIPLQFPTQQSSNIVTCCVGLIVILVCILSGVITYQLESIKAAEIWSIGCLVLIVLISTLAVFIIWRQPQNQKKASFMVPCLPLLPILSILINIYLMTQLNVAIWIRLSVWMAIGLLIYFCYGIRHSVEGKRHQDCSVPSPLGNEKPAEEENKDEMV; this is encoded by the exons ATGTGTTTAATAATGTTATTGGCAG GTCTCCTGTCATTTGGTCCGAAAGAATCAACAACAGTAAATAAAATATTTACAATTATTAATATCCTCGTGCTTGTGTTTGTTATCATCGGAGGTTGCATTAAAGGAAGCATTTATAACTGGAACATTACTGCTGAGATGCTGTTGAACATCACTGCAGAAGCACG AAACCTGTCCTCAGCTGTAAACATCACCAGTGATTATGGAGCAGGAGGGTTTATGCCATATGGATTCAGTGGCACTTTGACTGGTGCTGCCACTTGTTTCTATGCGTTTGTAGGGTTTGATTGCATTGCGACTACAG GTGAGGAGGTGAAGAATCCGCAGAAGTCCATCCCAATTGGGATTATAATGTCGCTTCTGATTTGCTTCTTGGCATACTTTGGGGTTTCTGCTGCACTTACGCTCATGGTGCCCTACTATCTCCTCGATACTCATAGCCCACTCCCTGGGGCCTTTGAATATGTTAAATGGGGTGCTGCTAAATACTTTGTGTCTGCGGGCTCTCTGTGTGCTCTTTCAACAAG ccttctgggttcCATGTTCCCTTTACCCCGCCTTCTGTTTGCTATGGCAAGGGATGGCTTACTGTTTAATGTTCTAGCAAAATTAAGTAAGCGTCAGACTCCAGTTGTTGCCATGACAATTGCAGGAATTATTTCTG CTATATTGGCATGCATTTTTGACTTGAGGACATTGGTTGATATGATATCCATTGGAACACTTCTGGCCTATTCATTGGTGGCAATATGTGTCATTATTTTGAG GCACCAACCAGATTTTAGTAATAAAGTTGGCATTGAAATGAATGAAGAGAAACACAGTCGACAGACTACAGGATTCAGTTTTAGGTCGTTGGTTATTCCTCTTCAATTCCCCACACAGCAATCATCAAACATTGTTACATGCTGTGTAGGACTAATAG TCATCTTAGTTTGTATTCTGAGTGGTGTGATCACATATCAGCTGGAATCTATCAAAGCAGCAGAGATTTGGAGTATTGGTTGCTTGGTGCTTATTGTGCTGATATCAACACTCGCAGTTTTTATTATCTGGAGGCAGCCTCAAAATCAGAAGAAAGCTTCATTTATG GTGCCCTGTCTACCACTCCTGCCAATACTCAGTATTTTGATAAACATTTACCTGATGACACAGTTGAATGTTGCCATCTGGATTCGACTCTCTGTTTGGATGGCAATTG GTTTGCTGATATATTTTTGCTACGGCATTCGGCACAGTGTGGAAGGTAAGCGTCATCAAGACTGTTCGGTCCCAAGTCCACTTGGAAATGAAAAGCCAGCTGAGGAAGAGAATAAGGACGAGATGGTTTAA